The DNA window TGATTGATGAGTGTTTGGATCGAGCCGGTGGTAAGCGAGGAAAGCAAGTGCAACAATTAAGTATTAGGATCGAGCATACGATTACAACTATAATGGCCACAATGGAGGTCCATTTCCATGTGGTTGTTATCCTCAGCCAATTAACTTTCTCTAATCATAACTCTTCATTTCATTGGTGGCTACATATTGAGTATTGTCCAACTATCTGGAATTTCTCTACCAAAAGACTAAAACCTTCAGCAGCCAAATGACAATATCTTTTGAATCTAATCAAGTTCATCTTCTGTCTTCTCTAATCTCTCCCTCGAAAATCAGTTAACTGTTCAAGTGTGAAGTTCGTTTGTTTTGATCTTCTTCTGTAATGCTCAATTGTTCAATATTCAAGAAATTCAAATACTGCTAACTGCTAGTTTAAGTTGAATTATTCCCATAATTAAACCATGATTAGTGAATAATTCTTTTATATCTGCTTAGTTTGAACTGAATTTCTTTGCATACTGGTGAAACGCATGCATATTAATACTAGTTAATTAGTTTACTGATATGCATAATAATAGTAGTATATTGTCTTTGATTTGTTTAGTCAAAACAACTGAACATTAATTAGtgcgattttttttaaaaaaatattaggaaGCTACCACACCCcaatttttaatgaaaacgAAACATCAAACATTTAGTTTCTTACACAAAACTCTTTACCTTTGTCTATCCTAATAAAGTTAGGTTTTAttagatgaaaaagaagaaaattaaaaaagcaAGAGGTATACTTGTCACATGAATGAATGAAAACAGgtaaaaataatcttaaaagtGCGAAAAAGCAAGAGGTATACTTGTCACATGAATGAATGAAAACAGATAAAAAGAATCTTAGAAACTTGGGCATAGCGCACTCCCATAATCTGGTTAAGTATCATGAGTCGTCCAGTTACtgtatatttgatttgtttaacttatttaattgaACATTGATTTAGTATCAGTATTTTAACTTAGATGAATAATACCCTAGCCAAGAAATGTCATAACCTTGTTAaatgagaaattattaaaatttgttatataagTTGTCactatatttcatatttttgcTAATTGATTAGAGTTTTAGTAATTCTTTTGTTCTTAATAAGCTAACATTCAAGGATATAAACCAACCAAACTAACATAACAGATCAGGTTAAACCGCCAACGAATGGTTCAATGATGAAAAAACCCGACTCAATCGAAATGCTTACACAGGCATTAACATAGTAGTTTACAATAAGTCCCCAAAATAACATCCTTCAAAATAAGAAACTAAAACCCCAATTAAAGAAtccaaacaaaatgaaaaaaggGGGAAGGGAGATGACCTTGTGAAGATGTGGGTTAGtgtccatcttcttcttcttttccttcAGTCAATTTCagttcttcttcttttccttcAGTCAATTTCagttcttcttcttttccttcAGCAGTCAATTTcagtttaaaattgaaatagttGTTTGAATTTCCGAGCTGAACGAGCTCCTCTGCTTGATCCATTTTCGACAACTTAACCAAACCATCTACCACTTTCTGAAACATATCTGAAGCCACAACAGTTTTGCTCTTAATAACATCCTTACAAATcctcaaaccaaattcaaaatCACCCATTTTACATGCGCAATAACCAAGATTGCCAAATGTATATTGATTAGCTGACAAATTCATTTTCAACATTTCATCATACCACCTGCAAGCCTCCTTCAATTCTCCTTTATCACAGTATCCTAAAATCAAAGCATTATAGCTATAAGTATCAGGTACCAGTcccttcttcttcatctcttcaaGTAACTCCCCTGCTTCTTCAATTTTGTTATCAGCAACCAATGCTCTCAGCTTAGGATTGTAGCTTCTCGTATTCGGACTTATATTCTTCTCCTCCATCAACACCCAAATTTTCTCTGCATCAGAAAAGCACCCTCTGCTGTAAAATGCATCTATCAGTGTGTTGAAAGTGATCAGATCTGGCTCAATGCCGGTCTTCTGTATCTCATCTAGAAAGAACATTGCTTTATCCAGTAAATCCATTTTACAGAAGGCTTTAATAACTGTGTTGCAGGAGACTTTGTCGGGTTTAACCGATAACTTCTCCGGTAATTCATGGAAGAGTTCTTCGATCTTGTCGTAACACTTGGAATTCACACAGGCGTCAAGCAGGGCATTGAAAGACCAGACAGTTCGCTGGCAACCCAGCTCTGGCATTTCGTCGAACAGCTTACGTGCGTTATCAAACATACCTGACTTCCCATATAAAGAGATTAGACGGATGACGAATCCTTCAGTGGTAATGTCGGGGTACTTCTTTTGGTGTTCCAAGATATCTTCTATGTAGGAAAACTTTTGGGCTCTGGCGAGGCGATCTACGGTTTGTTGATAAGCGTTATGGCTGTGATGGCGGAAGCGTTTTGAGTCGGTGGCTTTCTTAAATTTCTTGACAATGGTTGCTAGTACcttttgttggaatttttagggtcacttgtataataaataattgtgcatgtgtcatatttaatataagccaaaataatgtgatctaatgtgaaattaagtttatggcttatgggtgtatttgtcatgaaaataaagtgaggatacctaagtgacatttctaattttatgaaggggctaaattagaaattgtcaaactataataactaacttattgttggttatatgtaacggtaatggtccccatttgaagtaacgtcaattctcctttgcgtccccatcaacagagagagaaacctattgacttactcatcaattggaagaaccattccatataaggaaagtttaaggaaataatcattcaatccatgcaaagtttaaggaaagagaagattcactactcatgcgattaattaattaattaaggtacgcttccgccgcattcagattttaatttctcacatattaaattaggatctaattaggataattctaacaattggtatcagagccatcctaatttaattatgtgagaaaattatatcggtgtagatatatattcatatttaaagcatgttattaggaatatatatatatatatatattaatttgtgataatttgaaataaatttggtATAAAGATTTATCATAGATTTATGAATATTAAGATTCTCATCGTTAAGTTCCTATATATGGATATTTAGATTATATCGGTTAAGTTCCTATATATGGATATTTAAGATTCTCTTGTTAAGTCTCGTTAAAGAGGAACGATTATATAtcaattaagattaattaagaTTGACGATAGatttaagatatattataattatctattttgattagttattatattattaagataagaTCCCTAGTTTCAGGGATAGATAATTTCAAAGCATGTATGTTAttcggattatatatatatatatgcttgaattatttataaattatttaaaaacatgttatcagtaagataatataaatattttacatttaaagaGTAACAGTTATACATATCATCAAGATTGACTTGACGATAGATTAAGGTTAAGCAATTATCAATATAAGATTCCTAGATTTGTGTATATTTCAAGaatatatatgcatgaatttatttatagattatttaaaaatatgtttttttttattaataaatatattgattttgataatcgaatatatatgttaataaattaagggatatttgaattttaccattaagattaaaagaatattttgaattttctcttttcaataatttcttttcaataatttcggaatatattgatatattgaTTTTTCCAATAATATGGAATAACTGATTACagaatataaagatttatgatattatttaataaggTTTACTAGATTTATGGATAATTAGATTCTTGTTTAGATTTTATCGTTAAAGGGAGAAATTCTctgttttaaagtttagattttctcgttaaagGAGGAATTATCCGTTTTAAATTGACGGTTGATATTggtttagattttctcgttaaagGAGGAATTATCCGTTTTAAATTGACGGTTGATATTggtttagattttctcgttaaagggagaaattctctgttttaatttagattttctcgttaaaAGAGAAACTCTCTGTTTTAAAATTGACCGTtggttaattaaatatcatttggGATATTTATTGTTAagtgattaaataatatataatatatattgtaaatcaAAGAAAACTAaggaataattttattgttaagtatatataataaaatttaattatatcctttattttaggattaaaagattaatgattattaataaattaattaataattggatttaggcgaatatttgaaatttggtcaaataaatcttgaagctttattatttaatttaatttaattaatatgagacattacaaatttcaaagTAAGATTTGGcatagtataattttattttttataataaaataaattatatgtttcttggaaaattatatattattgatttgggttatatacaataatataacatttaaatttaaattaatgatattattgttcattatttggattgtattgattgatacaaataatcaccaaagtgacaatgtttgttgaaattaattcaagacaattttgaatggtagtattgtgtaattcatgtgattatattatttagtccaaaggctgataattaattgacagaattgcattaatacttgtgatgataaatatgtaataattataaagtcttatttatgtgaataattaatccatccaaagatagattgattatttgacatgtcttattattaatgtttgatcattacaccaaaat is part of the Impatiens glandulifera chromosome 1, dImpGla2.1, whole genome shotgun sequence genome and encodes:
- the LOC124920778 gene encoding pentatricopeptide repeat-containing protein At1g55890, mitochondrial-like encodes the protein MSSSLYRRLHGLFAASTAIAETGAAKSKVFISKTKASSLSPQAPRDKEKVLATIVKKFKKATDSKRFRHHSHNAYQQTVDRLARAQKFSYIEDILEHQKKYPDITTEGFVIRLISLYGKSGMFDNARKLFDEMPELGCQRTVWSFNALLDACVNSKCYDKIEELFHELPEKLSVKPDKVSCNTVIKAFCKMDLLDKAMFFLDEIQKTGIEPDLITFNTLIDAFYSRGCFSDAEKIWVLMEEKNISPNTRSYNPKLRALVADNKIEEAGELLEEMKKKGLVPDTYSYNALILGYCDKGELKEACRWYDEMLKMNLSANQYTFGNLGYCACKMGDFEFGLRICKDVIKSKTVVASDMFQKVVDGLVKLSKMDQAEELVQLGNSNNYFNFKLKLTAEGKEEELKLTEGKEEELKLTEGKEEEDGH